In Desulfosediminicola ganghwensis, a single window of DNA contains:
- a CDS encoding MBL fold metallo-hydrolase: MKESTGVYTVDTGYLREGFAASHMVVENGKAAFIDVGTTRSADRLLAALADRGLTATDVLYVIVTHIHLDHAGGAGKLMEMFPRARLVVHPKGARHMVNPEKLMEAAVEVYGQKKFDSLYGEVRPIAKERIIEAGDGFQLDFNGRQLLFIDTPGHARHHFCVWDEKSGGVFTGDAFGLAYPQLQLEGKRPFLICTTSPSAFEAEAMVASIERVMEMKPETLYLTHFGPVAADAQSVECLKKLVVDHAALARDKGGDSSLIIEGLTELLQSAYATYLDGVERDIDLATFLRDDLVLNAQGLAIWFARQKS, translated from the coding sequence ATGAAAGAGAGTACAGGTGTTTACACCGTCGACACAGGTTATTTGCGAGAAGGCTTTGCCGCCAGCCACATGGTAGTGGAAAATGGCAAGGCGGCCTTCATCGATGTGGGGACGACCCGCTCAGCTGATCGTCTGTTGGCAGCTTTAGCTGATAGAGGTCTCACGGCAACGGATGTTCTGTATGTGATTGTTACCCATATTCATCTGGATCACGCAGGTGGCGCGGGAAAGCTCATGGAGATGTTTCCCCGGGCACGACTGGTGGTACATCCGAAAGGAGCCCGTCACATGGTGAATCCGGAAAAACTCATGGAGGCAGCTGTTGAAGTTTACGGGCAGAAAAAGTTTGATAGCCTGTATGGCGAGGTCAGACCTATTGCCAAAGAGCGAATCATTGAGGCAGGTGATGGGTTTCAGCTTGATTTCAATGGTCGCCAGCTGCTCTTCATTGATACTCCCGGCCATGCGCGTCATCATTTCTGCGTCTGGGATGAGAAGAGTGGCGGAGTATTCACCGGCGATGCTTTCGGTCTGGCCTATCCGCAACTCCAGCTTGAAGGGAAAAGGCCATTTCTGATCTGTACCACCAGTCCGTCGGCTTTTGAGGCGGAGGCGATGGTTGCCTCCATCGAGCGGGTTATGGAAATGAAGCCGGAAACCCTTTATCTGACCCACTTTGGCCCTGTTGCCGCAGATGCTCAATCGGTGGAGTGCTTGAAAAAACTGGTCGTGGATCATGCCGCGCTGGCCCGGGATAAGGGGGGCGATTCGAGCCTGATAATCGAAGGCCTCACTGAGCTGCTGCAGTCCGCCTATGCCACCTATCTCGACGGGGTGGAAAGAGATATCGACCTGGCCACATTTTTACGGGACGATCTGGTACTGAATGCGCAGGGACTGGCTATCTGGTTTGCACGGCAAAAGAGCTGA
- a CDS encoding SDR family oxidoreductase translates to MANSPARHNILITGATGYIGRRLMRRLIRLPNLNVRVLVRNRYKLQALVLDKIEIAEGDTLKPESLVRALENIDTAFYLIHSMGSDSDYQQLDRESAENFRSACVAAGVRRIVYLGGLGVSETASKHLLSRIETGEILSKEPEKIQTIWFRAGVIIGSGSASFEIIRNLVQKLPAMITPKWVKTYTQPVGIDDVIEYLTASINLQVHENLVIDIGTETLSFKEMMHQAAEVMGLKRAMIPVPVLSPRLSSYWLILFTPVPLKIAAELVEGLKSETVVQNDNAGRYFPEITPASYKQTVRQAIDELEKNQVVSRWCDSSGNEACDIKDFDIAPGAILRDIREVPLEGTPADLVFESACSLGGEHGWYRYTILWKMRGLMDKLSGGYGLNRGRRISGEVRIGDAIDFWQVADVKHNKRLLLYAQMKVPGKAWLEFDIQPNMLIQTAHFLPRGVWGRLYWYAVLPLHYFVFSDLSRKLVLRARQEHKQRTAQPSS, encoded by the coding sequence ATGGCCAATTCCCCCGCGAGACATAACATACTCATCACCGGCGCCACCGGCTATATCGGTCGCCGTTTGATGCGAAGATTGATTCGTCTACCCAACCTCAACGTTCGTGTCCTGGTGAGAAACAGATATAAGCTCCAGGCGCTGGTGCTGGATAAAATTGAAATCGCAGAAGGGGACACCTTAAAACCAGAGAGTCTGGTACGTGCACTTGAAAATATAGACACTGCCTTTTACCTCATCCATTCCATGGGTTCCGACTCTGACTACCAGCAATTGGATCGCGAGAGTGCCGAGAATTTCAGATCAGCCTGTGTCGCGGCCGGTGTCCGCCGAATCGTCTACCTCGGCGGTCTGGGAGTCAGTGAAACTGCCAGCAAACACCTTCTCAGCCGCATCGAAACAGGCGAAATTCTTTCAAAGGAGCCTGAAAAAATACAGACTATCTGGTTCAGGGCCGGAGTTATCATCGGCTCCGGGAGTGCCAGCTTTGAAATAATCCGTAACCTTGTTCAGAAACTTCCGGCAATGATCACCCCCAAATGGGTGAAAACCTATACCCAACCGGTTGGTATAGATGATGTCATCGAGTATCTGACCGCTTCCATCAATCTTCAAGTCCACGAAAACCTTGTCATTGACATTGGTACCGAGACCTTGAGTTTTAAAGAGATGATGCACCAGGCCGCAGAAGTGATGGGATTGAAGCGTGCTATGATCCCGGTGCCCGTGCTCAGCCCAAGACTCTCCTCCTACTGGCTTATTCTTTTTACTCCCGTACCCCTGAAGATCGCCGCAGAATTGGTTGAAGGGCTCAAAAGCGAGACGGTAGTGCAAAACGATAACGCCGGCAGGTACTTCCCAGAGATAACTCCGGCCAGCTATAAGCAGACTGTTCGCCAGGCAATAGACGAACTTGAGAAGAACCAGGTGGTGAGTCGCTGGTGCGACAGCAGCGGCAATGAAGCCTGTGACATCAAGGACTTTGATATCGCACCCGGCGCCATCCTCCGCGATATCCGCGAAGTACCTCTGGAAGGTACGCCCGCCGATCTGGTCTTCGAAAGCGCCTGCTCACTTGGCGGGGAACATGGCTGGTACCGTTACACCATACTCTGGAAAATGCGCGGCCTGATGGATAAACTCTCAGGCGGCTACGGGTTGAACCGCGGCAGAAGGATCAGCGGTGAGGTACGTATTGGTGACGCCATTGATTTCTGGCAGGTCGCAGACGTAAAGCACAACAAGCGGCTGTTGCTTTACGCCCAGATGAAAGTACCGGGAAAAGCCTGGCTTGAGTTTGACATTCAGCCCAACATGCTGATCCAGACGGCTCACTTTCTGCCACGAGGTGTTTGGGGTCGGTTGTATTGGTACGCGGTCCTGCCCCTGCACTATTTCGTTTTCAGCGACCTCTCCAGAAAACTGGTACTCCGTGCCCGCCAGGAGCATAAGCAACGAACCGCCCAACCCTCGTCATAA
- a CDS encoding NRDE family protein encodes MCLILFAYKYHPGFKLIFAANRDEFLDRPTAPLGYNFPGENILGGRDLKAGGSWLVTGGDGRVGAITNYRDPTCQLAAAPSRGEIVLDYLRSGQSPSLFLAGFAETSSLYNPFNLLLGDSKELCYFSNVTMKSRRLGPGLYGLSNHLLDTAWPKVTLGKRLLKNLLAATALPDREQFFVALTNNVHPPDEQLPDTGVGLDWERLLGSLFIHSGNYGTRSSSVLLIDYNDDIFFTEKSFEHSADGWSNVGEVSHSVVVKPK; translated from the coding sequence ATGTGCCTTATTCTCTTCGCCTATAAATATCATCCGGGATTCAAGTTGATTTTTGCCGCCAACCGGGATGAGTTCCTCGATCGTCCAACGGCCCCTCTTGGCTATAACTTCCCAGGTGAGAACATTCTTGGTGGCCGGGACCTGAAAGCAGGTGGAAGCTGGCTGGTGACAGGCGGCGATGGCCGCGTCGGGGCCATTACCAATTACCGTGATCCCACATGTCAACTGGCGGCGGCGCCGTCCCGCGGAGAGATAGTGCTCGATTACCTTCGCTCCGGGCAAAGTCCTTCATTATTTCTGGCCGGGTTTGCTGAAACGTCTTCACTCTATAATCCGTTCAACCTGCTTTTGGGAGATAGCAAGGAACTTTGCTACTTTTCCAATGTAACCATGAAAAGCAGGCGACTTGGTCCGGGTCTCTACGGGCTTTCCAACCATCTGCTTGATACGGCATGGCCTAAAGTGACTCTCGGCAAACGTTTGTTGAAGAATCTCCTGGCCGCAACTGCGCTGCCCGACAGGGAGCAATTCTTTGTTGCTCTGACAAACAACGTGCACCCCCCGGATGAGCAGTTGCCGGATACCGGAGTGGGACTTGATTGGGAGCGACTGCTTGGCTCACTTTTTATCCATAGTGGCAATTATGGCACCCGCTCTTCCTCTGTACTCTTGATTGATTATAACGATGACATCTTTTTCACCGAAAAGAGCTTTGAACATTCAGCCGATGGCTGGAGCAACGTTGGTGAAGTGAGTCATTCTGTTGTTGTCAAACCAAAATGA
- a CDS encoding NUDIX hydrolase, translating to MSSTPAAAVAIIRVSEPIDSFLLLRRTTNPHDPWSGHFSFPGGRCEPEDRHLLATCIRETHEETGICLSKELVQAELTAAYAGSRTDSRILVQPYLFQLQTRPKLKLDPREIQSYRWLDATMFQNRALHVKAEVLPDHYFPALPLDDYYLWGFTYRLISEVLAAEEIYN from the coding sequence ATGTCATCAACACCAGCTGCAGCAGTCGCGATAATACGGGTTAGCGAGCCCATAGACAGCTTTCTCCTGCTGCGCCGCACCACGAATCCGCACGACCCATGGTCTGGCCATTTCTCATTCCCCGGGGGGCGCTGCGAGCCCGAAGACCGGCACCTGCTCGCAACCTGTATACGTGAGACCCATGAAGAGACCGGGATTTGCCTCTCTAAGGAGCTTGTCCAGGCAGAACTGACAGCAGCGTATGCCGGCAGCCGCACCGACTCAAGAATCCTGGTGCAACCATACCTTTTTCAGCTGCAGACCCGCCCGAAGCTCAAGCTTGATCCCCGGGAAATCCAGAGTTACCGCTGGCTCGATGCCACCATGTTTCAAAACAGGGCACTCCATGTAAAAGCCGAGGTACTCCCTGATCATTATTTTCCCGCCTTACCACTGGATGACTACTATCTCTGGGGCTTTACCTACAGGCTGATCAGCGAGGTGTTGGCCGCGGAAGAGATTTACAATTAG
- a CDS encoding FadR/GntR family transcriptional regulator, translating to MGFSPVKKQQISDLVFEQLRESIYRGELKIGDKLPSERELAEVMLVSRSSVRKAIGRLVDMGYVAHRAGHGTFVKLPRARDLNNPLAYTMSPNQSSLDELMEVRIGLECQGVALAAERANEMDIALLEAAFCEMNEMHQDREMAKEADMKFHMGIAYATHNSVHVDLTRRFYDYMFHGINKLHVMLYEKNNNLEIIDQQHFKILDAIKCNDGGSASRYMLQHITFLRSFLKETVGSE from the coding sequence ATGGGCTTTTCACCAGTAAAAAAACAGCAGATATCAGACCTGGTTTTTGAACAACTTCGGGAATCGATTTACCGGGGAGAATTGAAGATTGGGGATAAATTGCCCTCGGAGAGAGAACTTGCCGAGGTTATGCTGGTGAGCCGGTCTTCGGTGCGAAAGGCAATCGGCAGACTTGTGGATATGGGGTATGTGGCACATAGGGCCGGGCACGGGACCTTCGTCAAACTTCCCAGAGCGAGGGACCTGAATAATCCGCTGGCCTATACCATGTCACCTAACCAGTCTTCGCTGGATGAACTCATGGAGGTGCGCATTGGCCTGGAGTGCCAGGGGGTGGCGTTGGCTGCGGAGCGGGCCAACGAGATGGACATCGCTCTTCTGGAAGCTGCTTTTTGCGAGATGAACGAGATGCATCAGGATCGGGAGATGGCAAAAGAGGCGGATATGAAATTTCATATGGGGATCGCCTATGCCACGCACAACTCTGTTCACGTCGATCTGACCCGCCGCTTTTATGACTATATGTTCCATGGCATTAACAAGTTGCACGTGATGCTCTATGAAAAGAACAATAATCTCGAAATTATCGACCAGCAGCATTTTAAGATTTTAGATGCCATCAAATGCAATGACGGCGGCAGTGCCAGCCGGTATATGCTCCAGCACATTACTTTTCTGCGAAGTTTCTTAAAAGAGACTGTTGGCAGCGAATAG